In one Halorubrum sp. CBA1229 genomic region, the following are encoded:
- a CDS encoding MaoC family dehydratase, which translates to MTGRYYEEFAVGETIEHAKRRTVSEADNQRFCDMTMNQQPLHLDADFAEGTQFGERLVNGLYTMSLAVGVSIPETTDGTIVANLSYDNVEHPNPVFHGDTIRARSTVTDKRETSDGERGIVTMHVEAFKLVEDGDDVLVCEFDRTALSKKRPDGAESGAN; encoded by the coding sequence ATGACGGGACGCTACTACGAGGAGTTCGCGGTCGGCGAGACGATCGAGCACGCGAAGCGGCGGACGGTGAGCGAGGCCGACAACCAGCGCTTCTGCGACATGACGATGAACCAGCAGCCGCTCCACCTCGACGCCGACTTCGCCGAGGGGACGCAGTTCGGCGAGCGGCTCGTCAACGGGCTCTACACCATGTCGCTCGCGGTCGGCGTGTCGATCCCGGAGACGACGGACGGCACCATCGTCGCGAACCTCTCGTACGACAACGTCGAGCACCCGAACCCGGTGTTCCACGGCGACACGATCCGCGCGCGGTCGACCGTCACCGACAAGCGGGAGACGAGCGACGGGGAGCGGGGGATCGTCACGATGCACGTGGAGGCGTTCAAGCTGGTCGAGGACGGCGACGACGTCCTGGTCTGCGAGTTCGACCGGACCGCGCTCTCGAAGAAGCGACCGGACGGGGCCGAGAGCGGCGCGAACTGA
- a CDS encoding CoA ester lyase, whose translation MARRSLLFSPGDRPELMRKAPTTGADVLCFDLEDAVAPGRKDEARTAVHDVLADPDFDPDAEVCVRLTATDPAADLDALIGGGTAEATDGSDDDERSPRLDAVMLPKVEGADRVERAAGLCADRGLDPAVFALVETAGGVLAAEAIADADPTDALVFGAEDLAADLGATRTDEGTEVLYAREHVVLAASAAGVDALDTVYTDFSDAEGLREETAFALTLGYDGKLAIHPSQVDPINEAFTPDPDEIAWADRVLDARDEADREGRGVFSVDGEMIDAPLVAQAERIVERAAAAGVDPR comes from the coding sequence ATGGCCCGACGAAGCCTCCTGTTCTCCCCCGGCGACCGCCCGGAGCTCATGCGGAAGGCGCCGACGACGGGCGCCGACGTCCTCTGCTTCGACCTCGAGGACGCGGTCGCGCCCGGCCGGAAAGACGAGGCTCGCACCGCCGTTCACGACGTGCTCGCCGATCCCGACTTCGACCCCGACGCCGAGGTGTGCGTCCGGCTCACGGCGACGGATCCCGCCGCCGACCTCGACGCCTTGATCGGGGGTGGGACGGCCGAAGCGACCGACGGCTCCGACGACGACGAGCGCTCGCCTCGGCTCGACGCGGTCATGCTCCCGAAGGTCGAGGGCGCCGACCGCGTCGAGCGCGCGGCCGGGCTGTGCGCCGACCGCGGCCTCGACCCCGCGGTGTTCGCCTTGGTCGAGACGGCCGGCGGCGTGCTCGCCGCCGAGGCGATCGCCGACGCGGACCCGACCGATGCGTTGGTCTTCGGCGCCGAGGACCTCGCGGCCGACCTCGGCGCGACGCGCACCGACGAGGGGACCGAGGTGCTGTACGCCCGCGAGCACGTCGTCCTCGCCGCGAGCGCCGCCGGCGTCGACGCGCTCGATACGGTGTACACTGACTTCTCCGACGCCGAGGGACTCCGCGAGGAGACGGCGTTCGCGCTCACGCTCGGCTACGACGGGAAGCTCGCGATCCATCCGTCGCAGGTCGACCCCATCAACGAGGCGTTCACGCCCGACCCGGACGAGATCGCGTGGGCGGACAGGGTGCTCGACGCCCGCGACGAGGCCGACCGGGAGGGCCGCGGGGTGTTCAGCGTCGACGGCGAGATGATCGACGCCCCCCTCGTCGCGCAGGCGGAGCGGATCGTCGAGCGGGCCGCGGCGGCCGGGGTCGATCCGCGGTAG